Proteins encoded within one genomic window of Paenarthrobacter sp. JL.01a:
- the sufD gene encoding Fe-S cluster assembly protein SufD yields the protein MTDITTEKARIGAPSAQPFIDGFTEEGENLSPINADSPTAAQPSSGPLAGASAKGHSHGGGVGVPDSSRAGRLTSYNVEDFKALTGLEEDWRFTPLRRLRGLHSEALTGAAPAVSVNAPEGVTVETVGRDDQRIGQAGIPEDRVSANAWANFKEATVITVPSETSLESEITVTLSGAGTDAAAQHVVVVAEKFSKAVLVLGHEGSAVVSENVEIVLEDGAELTVVSLQEWNDDSVHASSQQAKIGRDAKFKHIVVSLGGDLVRVTPTARFAAPGGEVELFGLYFADAGQHLEHRTYVDHAQPNCVSNVLYKGALQGKGAHTVWVGDVLIQKNAEGTDSYEKNQNLVLTDGCRADSVPNLEIETGLIEGAGHASATGRFDDEHLFYLMARGIPEDVARRLVVRGFLNEIIQKIKVPAIEERLTDAVERELAETDN from the coding sequence ATGACTGATATCACTACTGAAAAGGCACGCATCGGCGCGCCCTCAGCACAGCCCTTTATCGACGGCTTCACCGAAGAAGGCGAGAACCTCTCTCCCATCAACGCGGACAGCCCGACGGCGGCCCAGCCCTCCAGCGGTCCTCTCGCCGGTGCTTCGGCGAAGGGTCACTCGCACGGTGGCGGCGTTGGCGTCCCGGACAGCTCCCGCGCCGGCCGCCTCACCTCATACAACGTTGAGGACTTCAAGGCACTGACCGGCTTGGAAGAGGACTGGCGGTTCACCCCGCTGCGCCGCCTTCGCGGGCTGCACAGCGAAGCCCTGACCGGCGCTGCTCCTGCCGTGTCCGTCAATGCTCCCGAGGGCGTGACGGTGGAGACCGTCGGCCGCGATGACCAGCGCATCGGCCAGGCAGGTATTCCCGAGGACCGCGTCTCCGCGAACGCCTGGGCGAACTTCAAGGAAGCCACCGTCATCACGGTTCCCTCGGAGACGTCCCTTGAGTCGGAGATCACCGTAACCCTCTCGGGCGCCGGTACGGATGCCGCTGCCCAGCACGTTGTGGTTGTGGCTGAGAAGTTCTCCAAGGCCGTCCTGGTCCTGGGCCATGAAGGTTCTGCGGTTGTTTCCGAGAATGTGGAGATCGTCCTTGAGGACGGCGCCGAGCTGACGGTTGTCTCGCTGCAGGAGTGGAACGACGATTCCGTCCACGCTTCATCCCAGCAGGCGAAGATCGGCCGTGACGCCAAGTTCAAGCACATTGTGGTCAGCCTCGGTGGCGACCTCGTCCGCGTCACGCCGACGGCCCGCTTTGCAGCTCCCGGCGGCGAAGTGGAGCTCTTCGGCCTGTACTTCGCCGACGCCGGCCAGCACCTTGAGCACCGCACCTACGTTGACCACGCGCAGCCCAACTGCGTCTCCAACGTGCTCTACAAGGGCGCACTCCAGGGCAAAGGCGCGCACACCGTGTGGGTTGGTGACGTCCTCATCCAGAAGAACGCCGAAGGCACCGACAGCTACGAGAAGAACCAGAACCTGGTGCTGACCGATGGCTGCCGCGCGGACTCCGTTCCCAACCTGGAAATCGAAACGGGCCTTATCGAGGGAGCTGGCCACGCCAGCGCCACGGGCCGCTTCGACGACGAGCACTTGTTCTACCTGATGGCCCGCGGCATCCCGGAAGATGTCGCCCGTCGCTTGGTAGTCCGCGGCTTCCTCAACGAGATCATCCAGAAGATCAAGGTACCGGCCATCGAAGAACGACTGACCGACGCCGTTGAGCGCGAGCTCGCCGAAACCGACAACTAA
- a CDS encoding non-heme iron oxygenase ferredoxin subunit produces the protein MSDHIKGELVCNANDIKVKQALRVLIDDYPVAIVKDSMGEIHAVGDTCSHADISLSEGEVEGCAIECWGHGSQFDLRSGQPLQLPAYDPVPVFAVTIDGEDVYVDVTNVVNGAPVNNY, from the coding sequence ATGAGTGATCACATCAAGGGCGAATTGGTGTGCAACGCCAATGACATCAAGGTCAAGCAGGCGTTGCGCGTCCTGATCGATGACTACCCGGTAGCCATCGTCAAGGACTCGATGGGCGAAATCCACGCCGTCGGAGACACCTGCTCGCACGCTGACATCTCCTTGTCCGAGGGAGAGGTCGAGGGCTGCGCAATCGAATGTTGGGGGCATGGTTCCCAATTCGATCTGCGCAGTGGCCAGCCCCTCCAGTTGCCTGCCTACGACCCCGTCCCCGTTTTCGCCGTCACCATCGACGGCGAAGACGTGTACGTGGACGTGACCAACGTTGTGAACGGCGCTCCCGTCAACAATTACTGA
- the sufC gene encoding Fe-S cluster assembly ATPase SufC produces the protein MSTLEIKDLHVSIETEQGTKEILKGVSLTIRTGETHAIMGPNGSGKSTLASTIAGHPRYTVTSGSITLDGEDVLEMSVDERARAGVFLAMQYPVEVPGVTMTNFLRTAKTAIDGEAPALRTWTKDVKAAMQQLRIDADFAQRNVNEGFSGGEKKRVEILQLELFKPKFAVLDETDSGLDVDALKIVSEGVNRAHAEGDMGTLLITHYTRILRYIKPDFVHVFVDGKVVEEGGPELADRLEEEGYDRYAAGAGVAVAPAAQA, from the coding sequence ATGTCTACTCTTGAGATCAAGGACCTGCACGTCAGCATCGAGACGGAGCAGGGCACCAAGGAGATCCTGAAGGGCGTCAGCCTGACCATCAGGACCGGCGAGACCCACGCGATCATGGGCCCCAACGGCTCCGGCAAGTCCACCCTTGCTTCCACCATCGCCGGCCACCCGCGCTACACGGTCACCAGCGGCAGCATCACCCTGGACGGTGAAGATGTCCTGGAGATGAGCGTCGACGAGCGTGCACGCGCCGGCGTCTTCCTGGCCATGCAGTACCCGGTAGAGGTTCCGGGCGTAACCATGACCAACTTCCTGCGGACCGCCAAGACCGCGATCGACGGCGAGGCACCTGCCCTGCGTACGTGGACCAAGGACGTCAAGGCAGCCATGCAGCAGCTGCGCATCGATGCCGACTTCGCCCAGCGCAACGTCAACGAAGGCTTCTCCGGTGGCGAGAAGAAGCGCGTCGAGATCCTCCAGCTCGAACTCTTCAAGCCCAAGTTTGCTGTCCTTGACGAGACCGACTCCGGCCTCGACGTCGACGCCCTCAAGATTGTCTCCGAAGGCGTCAACCGCGCGCACGCCGAAGGCGACATGGGTACCCTGCTCATCACCCACTACACCCGCATCCTCCGCTACATCAAGCCGGACTTCGTTCACGTCTTCGTCGACGGCAAGGTTGTTGAAGAGGGCGGACCGGAGCTTGCAGACCGCCTCGAAGAAGAAGGCTACGACCGTTACGCCGCAGGTGCCGGCGTCGCTGTTGCTCCTGCCGCACAGGCCTAG
- a CDS encoding metal-sulfur cluster assembly factor: MTEINAARTSLEDVEEALKDVIDPELGVNVVDLGLLYGLKYSDDDGALLIDMTLTTAACPLTDVLEEQVGKSLDGIVDDWRLNWVWMPPWGPERITDDGKDQMRALGFNI; the protein is encoded by the coding sequence ATGACCGAAATCAACGCTGCGCGCACCAGCCTCGAGGACGTCGAGGAAGCGCTCAAGGACGTCATCGACCCCGAGCTTGGGGTGAACGTCGTTGACTTGGGCCTTTTGTACGGCCTTAAGTACTCCGACGACGACGGCGCCCTCCTGATCGACATGACCCTCACCACGGCGGCCTGCCCGCTGACGGACGTGTTGGAAGAACAGGTCGGAAAGTCCCTGGACGGCATCGTCGATGACTGGCGCCTGAACTGGGTATGGATGCCGCCATGGGGTCCGGAACGGATCACCGACGACGGCAAGGACCAGATGCGGGCCCTCGGCTTCAACATCTGA
- a CDS encoding neutral zinc metallopeptidase has translation MSFNDGAQLDPSQVEDRRGSGMGRGTKIGGGIGGGIVVLLLALFGINPNILGDLGGGGAAPPAIENGSGTGGVQECKTGADADKRLDCRITGTVNSLNAFWPDYLAQYNVKYSKPGTVIFDQVTSTGCGQATTAVGPFYCPADVKAYFDPGFFDELVTRFGSSGGPLAQEYVVAHEFGHHIQNILGNLDRAQQDPQGPQSGGVRVELQADCYAGLWVRYASTQADPSTGKPFLDPITQQDLQDALSAASAVGDDRIQKAATGRVSPESWTHGSSAQRQKWFSQGYSTGDINKCDTFGVATP, from the coding sequence ATGAGTTTCAATGATGGCGCGCAGCTTGACCCGTCCCAAGTAGAGGACCGACGTGGCAGTGGTATGGGCAGGGGAACCAAGATCGGAGGTGGCATCGGAGGAGGCATCGTGGTGCTCCTGCTGGCCCTCTTCGGTATCAACCCAAACATCCTGGGGGACCTTGGCGGCGGCGGAGCAGCGCCTCCTGCCATCGAAAACGGCAGCGGCACAGGCGGGGTCCAGGAATGCAAGACCGGTGCGGACGCCGACAAACGCCTCGACTGCCGGATCACAGGCACGGTCAACAGCCTGAACGCCTTCTGGCCCGATTACCTCGCCCAGTACAACGTTAAATACTCCAAGCCCGGAACCGTCATCTTCGACCAGGTGACCAGCACCGGATGCGGCCAGGCCACAACCGCTGTCGGGCCCTTCTACTGCCCGGCCGACGTCAAGGCATACTTCGATCCCGGGTTCTTTGACGAACTGGTGACCCGTTTCGGATCCTCCGGCGGCCCGCTGGCCCAGGAGTACGTCGTGGCGCATGAATTCGGCCACCACATCCAGAACATCCTTGGCAACCTCGACCGCGCACAGCAGGATCCACAGGGTCCCCAGTCCGGTGGAGTCCGGGTGGAGCTGCAGGCAGATTGCTATGCCGGCCTTTGGGTGCGTTACGCCTCGACGCAGGCTGACCCCTCAACCGGCAAGCCCTTCCTGGATCCCATCACACAGCAGGATCTGCAGGACGCGTTGTCTGCTGCTTCCGCGGTGGGCGATGACAGGATCCAGAAGGCCGCCACCGGGAGGGTTTCACCTGAGTCGTGGACCCATGGTTCCAGCGCGCAGCGTCAGAAATGGTTCTCGCAGGGCTACAGCACCGGCGATATCAACAAGTGCGACACCTTCGGAGTCGCCACCCCATAA
- a CDS encoding class I adenylate-forming enzyme family protein, protein MPFLDKLHLWADERPHDTAVVVGSSRITWAGLREAAMQLLGGTGSTTVLAEPNSVRFVERYAAAVAGERRCAVLDPLWPAPMIEEVAARIVDSGPASEEDLVDGDPSSTFLVGLTSGTTSVPKAFTRSRRSWQVSFEASMEFFGLSRDDHTLAPGPLSASLNLYALSECLYAGAAFHTLESFDVGDAHAAISHDGITRLVLAPTMLRLLSERGLAGDVDASGVRSIICAGSKLDARTLEAARRWTPNAAIYEYYGASELSFVSGTRLSAGEPLDAGGTGIGSPFPGVELRILDDTGSSLPDGEHGNISVRSGMVSNGYLWGDDGQALRCLDGWYTVGDQGYLREGILHILGRRSDMIVTSGKNVYPHEVELALASVPGIEVAVAAGAPDDIRGQKVIAGVVPAYGAVTPMQLRTGLDGLLARDKWPLQYYLLSELPMTDRGKVSRKVLLDWIKNHDPRAQLLG, encoded by the coding sequence ATGCCTTTCCTGGACAAACTTCACCTCTGGGCTGATGAGCGCCCGCACGACACCGCCGTCGTCGTGGGCAGCAGCCGGATCACCTGGGCCGGACTCCGTGAGGCAGCGATGCAGCTGCTGGGTGGCACCGGATCCACCACAGTCCTTGCCGAGCCCAATTCTGTTCGCTTCGTTGAGCGTTATGCAGCCGCGGTCGCGGGGGAGCGGCGCTGCGCTGTTCTTGACCCCCTCTGGCCTGCTCCGATGATTGAGGAAGTTGCCGCCCGGATCGTGGACTCAGGGCCTGCCTCCGAGGAAGACCTTGTGGACGGAGATCCCTCGAGCACCTTCCTGGTAGGCCTGACGTCGGGCACCACCTCGGTGCCAAAGGCCTTCACCCGTTCCCGGCGCTCCTGGCAGGTCTCCTTCGAGGCCTCAATGGAGTTCTTCGGGCTTTCCCGGGATGACCACACCTTGGCGCCGGGGCCTCTCTCGGCAAGTCTCAATCTCTATGCTTTGTCCGAGTGCCTCTACGCAGGCGCCGCCTTCCACACTCTCGAATCATTCGACGTCGGGGATGCCCATGCGGCCATCAGCCATGACGGCATCACCCGCTTGGTGCTGGCACCGACCATGCTGCGCTTGCTGAGCGAACGTGGCCTGGCCGGAGACGTGGACGCCTCAGGTGTCCGCAGCATCATTTGTGCAGGTTCCAAATTGGACGCCCGTACCCTGGAGGCCGCCCGGCGTTGGACGCCGAACGCCGCAATCTATGAATACTACGGCGCCTCGGAGCTCAGTTTCGTCTCCGGGACCCGCTTGTCCGCAGGCGAACCGCTGGATGCGGGGGGTACCGGTATTGGGAGCCCGTTTCCCGGCGTGGAGCTGCGCATCCTGGATGACACCGGCAGCTCCTTGCCTGACGGCGAGCACGGGAACATCAGCGTGCGCAGCGGCATGGTCAGCAACGGCTACTTGTGGGGCGATGACGGGCAGGCTTTGCGATGCCTTGATGGTTGGTACACCGTAGGGGACCAGGGCTACCTTCGTGAGGGAATTCTCCACATCCTGGGGCGGCGTTCGGACATGATCGTCACTTCCGGGAAAAACGTATATCCCCATGAAGTGGAACTGGCTCTGGCCTCTGTTCCGGGCATCGAGGTTGCGGTCGCCGCGGGAGCACCTGACGACATCCGCGGCCAGAAAGTGATTGCCGGCGTCGTTCCTGCCTATGGTGCCGTGACACCCATGCAGCTCCGCACGGGACTTGACGGCCTGTTGGCGCGGGACAAGTGGCCGCTGCAGTATTACCTGCTGTCCGAGCTGCCGATGACCGACCGCGGCAAGGTCAGCCGGAAGGTGCTCCTGGATTGGATCAAGAACCACGACCCCCGGGCCCAGCTCCTTGGCTGA
- a CDS encoding thiolase family protein: protein MADAAPVTDPSRRPVIIAALRTPICRANGQLKQHTAPELLAPVLRALLEATGLDPAAIDDVIIGNAVGGGGNLARYAALEAGLPVTVPGLTVDRQCGSGLDAIALASRLAAAGGDPVFLAGGVESISTAPARANRNDDGGLDFYSRATFVPQEFGDPDMGVAAEKVATAFGVSRGQQDEYALRSHRRAVEAAATGKFSGEIVPLAGRGASVTADDGPKASLRPALMERFPAAFVPGGTVTAANSCFDADAASAVVVTSLARARTLGAVDAFEVLGSETAGVDPNLLGIGAGYAAERLLARQGVSADELDLVEFNEAFASQTIACLEHIGVDPATANLEGGALALGHGYGASGAVLVTRLLSQARALHQETGTAVLALAMISIAGGMGTASLLRYTRL, encoded by the coding sequence TTGGCTGACGCAGCGCCCGTAACCGACCCGTCCCGCCGTCCCGTTATCATCGCTGCGCTCCGGACGCCGATTTGCCGGGCCAACGGACAACTCAAACAACACACCGCACCTGAACTGCTGGCGCCGGTGCTGCGGGCGCTGCTGGAAGCGACGGGATTGGACCCCGCGGCCATTGACGATGTCATCATCGGCAACGCAGTGGGTGGAGGCGGGAACCTCGCCAGGTACGCCGCGCTCGAAGCCGGTTTGCCCGTCACCGTACCAGGGCTCACCGTTGACCGGCAGTGCGGCTCTGGTCTGGACGCCATCGCCTTGGCGTCCAGGTTGGCAGCTGCCGGCGGTGATCCGGTGTTCCTGGCAGGCGGCGTCGAAAGCATCAGTACCGCCCCCGCAAGGGCCAACAGAAACGACGACGGCGGCCTGGACTTCTATTCACGGGCCACCTTCGTGCCGCAGGAGTTCGGCGACCCGGACATGGGTGTCGCCGCGGAAAAGGTCGCCACGGCCTTTGGCGTATCCCGCGGGCAGCAGGATGAATACGCTCTTCGAAGCCATCGCCGCGCCGTGGAGGCCGCGGCAACGGGCAAGTTCTCCGGCGAGATCGTCCCGCTGGCCGGCAGGGGCGCGTCCGTAACAGCCGACGACGGCCCAAAGGCTTCGCTGCGGCCCGCCCTCATGGAACGGTTCCCTGCAGCGTTCGTCCCCGGCGGAACCGTCACGGCTGCAAACTCCTGCTTCGACGCGGACGCGGCCTCCGCCGTCGTCGTGACGTCGCTGGCCCGGGCCCGCACCCTGGGTGCGGTGGACGCATTTGAAGTGCTCGGCAGTGAAACCGCCGGTGTTGATCCGAACCTGCTGGGAATCGGTGCCGGCTACGCAGCCGAGCGCTTGCTCGCCCGCCAAGGAGTGTCAGCCGACGAACTGGACCTTGTTGAGTTCAATGAGGCGTTCGCCTCGCAGACCATCGCGTGCCTGGAGCACATAGGCGTTGATCCCGCGACGGCGAACCTTGAGGGGGGTGCGCTGGCCCTGGGACATGGTTACGGTGCGTCCGGTGCCGTACTGGTGACGCGTTTGTTGTCGCAGGCCCGCGCACTTCACCAGGAGACAGGAACAGCTGTCCTCGCGTTGGCGATGATCAGTATCGCCGGTGGCATGGGCACCGCCAGCCTGCTGCGGTACACCCGTTTATAG
- a CDS encoding energy-coupling factor transporter transmembrane component T family protein, with product MRGHGFLMTNHVPGNSLLHRTPLWLKFLVVVACGTASFLIVDWAVSLAAFGLMSLLFLLSGAGIKRLLRTLWTVAPILVAIGLFQWWQLGGPTAARIVLNILVCVVAASVLTATTAVQELLDGVVSLSKPFRRFGADPERFALTIAVMLRSIPFIAGAFADVRDSARARGLERNPRALVLPVFITTVAYARQTGDALAARGLGEADERP from the coding sequence ATGAGGGGCCACGGCTTCCTGATGACGAACCACGTTCCGGGAAACTCCCTGCTCCACCGCACTCCCCTGTGGCTGAAGTTCCTGGTGGTGGTGGCCTGCGGGACGGCGTCCTTCCTTATTGTGGACTGGGCGGTCTCCCTGGCCGCCTTTGGGCTCATGTCCTTGTTGTTCCTCCTCAGCGGAGCGGGAATCAAGCGGTTGCTGCGTACCCTCTGGACGGTGGCGCCGATACTGGTGGCCATCGGCCTGTTCCAGTGGTGGCAGCTGGGCGGTCCCACAGCCGCGCGCATCGTGCTCAACATCCTGGTCTGCGTGGTGGCTGCATCGGTACTGACCGCCACCACTGCTGTTCAGGAATTGCTGGACGGAGTGGTATCCCTATCCAAACCCTTCCGGAGATTCGGCGCCGACCCTGAGCGGTTCGCCCTGACCATCGCCGTGATGCTCAGGAGCATTCCCTTCATTGCCGGAGCCTTCGCAGACGTGCGGGACTCAGCCCGTGCCCGCGGCCTTGAGCGGAACCCGCGGGCTTTGGTCCTGCCCGTCTTCATCACCACAGTGGCGTACGCCCGCCAGACCGGCGACGCTTTGGCCGCCCGTGGACTCGGAGAGGCAGACGAGAGGCCGTGA
- a CDS encoding energy-coupling factor ABC transporter ATP-binding protein — MGTISFSGVAVRVAVDSSDLPKTLLQDVSLELTERRIGVIGANGSGKSTFLRLLNGLVEPSDGSVVVHGHNTRTDVRRVRGNVGFVFTDPLSQLVMPTGREDVELSLRRSIKNSKERATRAEEVLDRFGLLRVADQSIYELSGGERQLLALAAVLAVNPGVLVLDEPSTLLDLRNRGLLRRTLAGLEQQVIMSTHDLDLALDMDRVLVVEDGRIVFDGGAAEGVDRYRALCAASVDGVPYEGTPQ; from the coding sequence ATGGGCACCATCAGTTTCAGCGGAGTCGCGGTGCGGGTTGCCGTCGACTCCAGTGACCTTCCAAAAACCCTGCTGCAGGACGTTTCCCTGGAGCTCACCGAGCGCCGGATTGGCGTCATCGGTGCCAACGGCTCGGGCAAGTCCACCTTTCTGCGACTCCTGAACGGCCTGGTGGAGCCCTCTGATGGAAGCGTCGTGGTGCATGGTCACAACACGCGAACAGATGTCCGGCGGGTCCGGGGGAACGTTGGTTTCGTCTTCACCGATCCTTTGTCCCAACTGGTGATGCCCACTGGCCGGGAAGACGTTGAGCTGTCCCTGCGCCGCTCCATCAAGAACTCCAAGGAACGGGCCACGCGTGCTGAAGAGGTCCTGGACCGCTTTGGCCTTCTCCGGGTGGCAGACCAGAGCATCTACGAGCTCTCGGGCGGAGAGCGGCAGTTGTTGGCCCTCGCTGCGGTACTGGCCGTGAATCCTGGGGTTCTGGTCCTCGACGAGCCTTCAACCCTGCTGGATCTGCGCAACCGCGGGCTCTTGCGCCGGACCCTGGCCGGACTTGAACAGCAGGTCATCATGTCCACGCATGACCTCGACCTGGCCCTGGACATGGACCGGGTACTGGTGGTGGAAGACGGCCGCATAGTGTTCGACGGCGGAGCGGCCGAAGGCGTCGACCGTTACCGTGCTTTGTGCGCGGCTTCCGTCGATGGAGTGCCGTACGAAGGGACGCCACAATGA
- a CDS encoding biotin transporter BioY, whose protein sequence is MSKTDSATAADATVQRPAASRKRWNATDLGLIAVFAALVAVSSIVPGIPVGALGVPITLATLTVMLSGLVLGAGRGFAAVGLYVLLGLAGLPIFSGGRSGLGILASPSAGYIIAFPLAAAATGYLAGVVIRRTVKFRGLWLFAAAMASSIVIVHGLGILGMMVNAKLDFGKALLADLPFLPGDTLKNVLAVVIAVAIHKAFPDVLVRRVK, encoded by the coding sequence ATGAGCAAGACCGACTCCGCCACAGCTGCCGACGCCACTGTTCAGCGGCCCGCCGCCTCACGCAAACGCTGGAACGCAACCGATCTCGGCCTTATCGCCGTTTTTGCCGCCCTCGTGGCGGTGTCGTCGATTGTTCCAGGCATTCCGGTAGGGGCACTTGGCGTGCCAATCACGTTGGCGACCCTGACGGTCATGCTGAGCGGACTGGTTCTTGGCGCCGGTCGCGGTTTTGCCGCCGTCGGGCTTTATGTCCTCCTGGGCCTGGCAGGCTTGCCCATCTTCAGCGGCGGCCGCAGTGGATTGGGGATCCTTGCCAGCCCGTCTGCGGGGTACATCATCGCCTTCCCGCTGGCGGCAGCGGCAACCGGTTACCTTGCCGGCGTCGTAATCCGCAGAACCGTCAAGTTCCGCGGACTGTGGCTCTTTGCCGCAGCCATGGCCAGCAGCATCGTGATCGTCCACGGCCTGGGCATCCTGGGCATGATGGTCAACGCCAAGTTGGACTTCGGCAAGGCGCTCCTGGCCGATCTGCCGTTCCTTCCAGGGGATACGCTCAAGAACGTCCTGGCTGTGGTGATCGCTGTGGCCATCCACAAGGCTTTCCCCGACGTCCTGGTACGTCGGGTCAAGTAG
- a CDS encoding ABC-F family ATP-binding cassette domain-containing protein has protein sequence MITVQELELRAGARLLMDQVNFRVDKGDKIGLVGRNGAGKTTLTRVLAGEGLPAGGKVTRSGEIGYLPQDPRTPDMEQLARDRILSARGLDVVVGKLKKAQQEMASEDANVQRKAMSRYDRLEAEFLAGGGYAAEAEAAAISSNLALPERILNQPLKTLSGGQRRRVELARILYSSAETLLLDEPTNHLDADSITWLRDFLKDHQGGLIVISHDVELLEATVNKVYHLDANRAQIDYYNMGWKRYLQQRETDERARKRERANAEKKAQVLIDQANKMRAKATKAVAAQNMAKRAERLLGGLEAVRENDRVAALRFPDPSPCGKTPLTAEGLSKSYGSLEIFTDVDLAIDRGSKVVILGLNGAGKTTLLRMLAGVDKPDTGDIIPGHGLKVGYYAQEHETLDHERTVLENMRSSAPDMKDAEVRGILGSFLFSGDDVDKPAGVLSGGEKTRLALATIVASSANVLLLDEPTNNLDPASRAEILGALKNYTGAVVMVSHDEGAVSALNPERVVLLPDGVEDHWNEDYLDLITLA, from the coding sequence TTGATTACCGTCCAGGAACTCGAACTCCGCGCCGGCGCACGCCTGCTCATGGACCAGGTCAACTTCAGGGTGGACAAGGGCGACAAGATCGGGCTTGTCGGACGCAACGGTGCCGGCAAGACAACCCTCACTCGCGTCCTGGCAGGAGAGGGCCTGCCTGCCGGCGGGAAAGTGACCCGCAGCGGTGAAATCGGCTACTTGCCCCAGGATCCCAGGACCCCTGACATGGAGCAGCTCGCACGGGACCGGATCCTCTCGGCACGAGGCCTGGATGTTGTCGTGGGCAAACTCAAGAAGGCCCAGCAGGAGATGGCCAGCGAGGACGCGAATGTCCAGCGCAAAGCCATGAGCCGGTACGACCGCCTCGAAGCCGAGTTCCTGGCCGGTGGCGGATACGCCGCCGAAGCCGAAGCTGCCGCGATCTCCTCCAACCTTGCGCTCCCTGAGCGCATCCTCAACCAGCCGTTGAAGACCCTCTCCGGTGGTCAGCGCCGCCGTGTAGAGCTTGCCCGCATCCTCTATTCGTCCGCTGAGACACTGCTTCTCGATGAACCCACCAACCACTTGGACGCGGATTCCATCACCTGGCTTCGCGACTTCCTGAAGGACCACCAAGGCGGCCTCATCGTCATCAGCCACGACGTGGAATTGCTGGAGGCCACCGTCAATAAGGTCTACCACCTCGATGCCAACCGGGCACAGATCGATTACTACAACATGGGCTGGAAGCGTTACCTCCAGCAGCGTGAAACCGACGAGCGCGCCCGCAAGCGCGAGCGTGCCAACGCAGAGAAGAAGGCCCAGGTCCTGATCGACCAGGCCAACAAGATGCGCGCCAAGGCCACCAAGGCCGTTGCGGCCCAAAACATGGCCAAGCGCGCTGAACGGCTGCTCGGCGGACTCGAGGCGGTTCGCGAAAACGATCGCGTCGCAGCCCTGCGCTTCCCGGATCCTTCACCGTGCGGCAAGACGCCGCTCACCGCGGAGGGCCTGAGCAAGTCCTACGGTTCCCTGGAAATCTTCACGGATGTGGACCTGGCCATCGACCGTGGTTCCAAGGTGGTTATCCTCGGACTAAACGGTGCCGGCAAGACCACCCTGCTGCGCATGCTGGCCGGCGTCGACAAACCCGATACCGGAGACATCATCCCGGGTCATGGTCTCAAGGTGGGCTACTACGCCCAGGAGCACGAAACCCTTGACCACGAGCGCACCGTACTGGAAAACATGCGGTCCTCGGCGCCGGACATGAAGGATGCCGAAGTCCGTGGAATCCTGGGCTCGTTCCTGTTCTCCGGAGACGACGTCGACAAGCCTGCAGGCGTTCTGTCCGGTGGCGAGAAGACGCGCCTGGCCCTGGCCACGATCGTGGCATCGAGTGCCAACGTGCTGCTCCTGGACGAGCCCACCAACAACCTTGACCCGGCCAGCCGCGCCGAAATTCTTGGTGCGCTCAAGAACTACACCGGCGCCGTCGTCATGGTCAGCCACGATGAAGGTGCTGTGTCAGCGCTGAACCCGGAGCGCGTTGTGCTGCTTCCGGATGGAGTCGAGGACCACTGGAACGAGGACTACCTGGACCTCATCACGCTGGCCTAG
- a CDS encoding YbaK/EbsC family protein produces MPKAIENIPAPVLNVKSALTTAGVEDTVRIFETHVPTAAAAATVLGCDVAAITNSLIFEVAGGPLLILASGAAKVDTALVATQLGTAKIRRATPDFVLQHTGQEVGGVAPVGHPRPLRTILDDSLQEHPLLWAGAGDHHSMFSITYRELARITGAEELRVR; encoded by the coding sequence ATGCCCAAGGCTATTGAGAACATTCCTGCTCCCGTCCTGAACGTGAAGTCGGCGTTGACCACAGCGGGAGTTGAAGACACCGTCCGGATTTTCGAGACGCACGTGCCCACTGCCGCTGCAGCCGCGACGGTCCTGGGATGCGACGTCGCTGCCATTACCAACAGCCTGATCTTCGAGGTCGCCGGCGGTCCGCTGCTCATCCTTGCCAGCGGAGCAGCCAAGGTGGACACGGCGTTAGTGGCGACCCAATTGGGGACGGCAAAGATCCGCCGAGCCACGCCGGACTTTGTCCTGCAGCACACCGGCCAGGAAGTGGGCGGAGTTGCACCTGTGGGCCATCCCAGGCCTCTGAGGACAATTCTGGACGACTCGCTTCAGGAACACCCGTTGCTGTGGGCAGGCGCAGGAGACCACCACTCGATGTTCTCGATCACCTACCGGGAATTGGCCCGGATTACCGGCGCGGAAGAACTCCGCGTCCGATAG